Proteins from a genomic interval of Marmota flaviventris isolate mMarFla1 chromosome 8, mMarFla1.hap1, whole genome shotgun sequence:
- the Dppa2 gene encoding LOW QUALITY PROTEIN: developmental pluripotency-associated protein 2 (The sequence of the model RefSeq protein was modified relative to this genomic sequence to represent the inferred CDS: substituted 1 base at 1 genomic stop codon), which yields MKLIIVALSNNQGGEIEEGKQLIWVTGSRRRHLPIKGAVRKPQVTRSTQHSCPEPCFLCRLPVFLEMSGANDRVTEKNFLEEQFDEENVILTLVPVTEEQEYPIETSVSSTAEIKQEGIKPXNPRKNNKICFPETKPNCKIQPLPLPTILPPINKVSRDTLRNWCQQFNLSTDGQKIEVYLRLQKHAYPGQIYDIPETSREARLKPVSRKWKAVANAAGLQESHNKVKREEETNMIEVVNSAQESILASWARIAARANQRKAVNSCPIPTSVEAFLLQTSGVRWCVVHGQFLSAETAGWVRLQFHAGQTWVPDTPKRMISLFLLPACMFPPSGLEDNMLCPECVKRNKKMMKGLIITREKKQCTVGRPKGATLSNVEILF from the exons ATGAAACTAATAATTGTTGCATTGTCAAATAATCAAGGAGGAGAAATAGAGGAAGGAAAACAGCTCATCTGGGTAACAGGAAGTAGAAGGAGACATTTGCCTATAAAAGGAGCAGTCCGTAAGCCTCAGGTTACAAGGAGCACACAGCATAGCTGTCCTGAGCCCTGCTTCCTTTGCCGTCTCCCGGTGTTCCTGGAAATGTCAGGCGCAAATGACAGGGTCACTGAGAAG AACTTCCTTGAGGAGCAATTCGATgaggaaaatgtgattttaacACTGGTCCCAGTTACAGAGGAACAAGAATATCCAATAGAAACAAGTGTTTCTTCAACTGCAGAAATCAAACAGGAAGGTATCAAACCTTAAAATCCCAGGAAAAACAATAAGA TCTGCTTTCCTGAAACAAAACCTAATTGTAAAATACAACCCCTTCCCTTGCCGACCATTTTGCCTCCAATTAATAAGGTTTCTCGGGATACTTTGCGAAACTGGTGCCAACAATTTAATTTGAGTACTGATGGCCAG AAAATAGAGGTTTATTTGAGGCTACAGAAGCATGCATATCCCGGACAAATATAT GATATTCCTGAAACATCTCGGGAGGCCAGATTGAAGCCAGTTTCCAGGAAATGGAAGGCAGTGGCCAATGCAGCAGGGCTTCAGGAAAGTCATAATAAGgttaaaagagaggaagagactaACATGATTGAAGTGGTAAATTCAGCTCAGGAGTCCATATTGGCATCTTGGGCAAGGATCGCTGCCAGAGCCAATCAGCGCAAGGCTGTGAATTCGTGTCCCATCCCTACTTCTGTGGAGGCCTTTTTGCTGCAAACCTCTG gTGTCAGGTGGTGTGTGGTCCATGGCCAGTTTCTTTCTGCAGAAACAGCAGGCTGGGTTCGACTGCAGTTCCATGCAGGTCAGACTTGGGTCCCTGACACTCCCAAGAGGATGATTTCCCTTTTCCTGTTACCTGCCTGTATGTTTCCACCCTCGGGACTAGAAGATAATATGTTATGCCCTGAATGTGTAAAAAG GAATAAGAAGATGATGAAAGGATTAATTATaacaagagagaaaaagcaaTGCACTGTAGGGAGACCAAAAGGTGCCACCTTAAGCAATGTTGAAATACTATTTTGA